In a single window of the Arachis hypogaea cultivar Tifrunner chromosome 6, arahy.Tifrunner.gnm2.J5K5, whole genome shotgun sequence genome:
- the LOC140173589 gene encoding uncharacterized protein — MVRDYGLKLLKSNPGSTVTVGVIPQPNPDDEPIFEKMYICLDACKKGFLAGYRPLIDLDGAFLKTQHGGQILSAIEQDANNHIYVIAYAIVPVENTEKWRWFVKLLHQDLGDYKQNKLCFISDMQKGLIHAVKEVFPGVHHRFSVWHLWKNFNKQWKDLQLKGLLWECARIKEARAKPIITLLEEVRMYAMRSIARNKVKLSSNTGMPCVHVCAALAMVGRRPDEFCHKWLTMEAYNSTYAFHINPIPGQAL, encoded by the exons ATGGTAAGGGATTATGGGCTCAAACTGCTAAAGAGTAACCCAGGCTCCACTGTCACAGTTGGAGTTATCCCTCAGCCCAACCCTGATGATGAACCAATATTTGAGAAGATGTACATCTGCTTGGATGCCTGTAAGAAGGGATTTCTAGCTGGCTACAGACCCCTCATAGACTTGGATGGAGCTTTTTTGAAGACCCAACATGGTGGCCAGATCTTGTCTGCAATTGAACAAGATGCAAACAATCACATATATGTGATTGCATATGCCATTGTCCCTGTTGAAAATACTGAAAAGTGGAGGTGGTTCGTGAAATTACTTCATCAAGACTTGGGAGACTATAAGCAAAACAAGCTCTGTTTCATATCAGATATGCAGAAG GGCCTAATCCATGCTGTTAAGGAGGTTTTTCCAGGTGTCCATCACAGATTCTCTGTGTGGCATTTATGGAAGAACTTCAATAAGCAGTGGAAAGATCTCCAGCTGAAAGGGTTGCTATGGGAGTGTGCAAG GATCAAAGAAGCTAGAGCCAAACCTATCATTACACTCTTAGAGGAAGTCAGAATGTATGCAATGAGGTCCATCGCTAGGAACAAAGTGAAGCTTAGTTCGAACACTG GGATGCCGTGTGTGCATGTTTGTGCTGCATTGGCAATGGTTGGTAGAAGACCAGATGAGTTTTGTCATAAGTGGTTGACAATGGAAGCATATAATAGCACATATGCCTTCCATATCAATCCAATTCCAGGTCAAGCCCTATGA